Part of the Carnobacterium pleistocenium FTR1 genome is shown below.
TTGGCGAATTTTTATTGAATGCTCAAGGAGAAGATGTTGTTGCTGGTATACGTACACCAAATGATATTGCAACATTAATCGATCTGATGCCTGGAATTTATAAATTATTGGAAACAGCAGCGAACACTCTTGAAGACCATTATCAAGATATGCAAGATATCGAGTTCACTATTGAGAACGATGAACTGTTCTTATTACAGACACGAAGTGGGAAAAGAACGGCACAGGCTGCTATTAATATTGCAGTTGATTTGTACAATGAAAGAAAAATCACCAAAGAAGAAGCGCTATTAAGAATCAAACCGCAACAATTAGAACAATTGCTCCACCCTAATTTTGATGAAAAAGCTGTTGCTGAAGCAACTATTTTAGCAAAAGGACTTGCCGCTTCGCCCGGTGCAGCCTCAGGGATCATTTGTTTCACTCCGGAAGCAGTAGAAATAGCCTTCGAAAAAGGACTGAAATCGATTTTAGTGAGGCAAGAAACCTCTCCTGAAGATATAACTGGCATGGTAAAAGCAGAAGGTATTTTGACAGCTAGAGGGGGTATGACGTCACATGCTGCAGTCGTTGCTCGCGGTATGGGGAAATGTTGTGTTGCTGGGTGTTCAGAATTAAAGGTTAATGAAGTAGAAAAAACGGTAAAATATAATGGTGATACATTGCATGAAGGAGATTTGATTTCACTGGATGGGGCAAGCGGGCTAGTTTACTTAGGCGAAATTGAAAAGAGCAAAGCAACTTTAGGCGGCAAATATGTTCAATTAATGGAATGGGTCGATGAAGTAAAAATAATGGCAGTTCGGGCCAATGCAGATACGCCAGAAGATGCGAAACAAGCCTTAGATTTTGGCGCAGAAGGAATTGGACTAGTTAGAACTGAGCATATGTTTTTTAAAGAAGATCGCATTTCTTCAGTCAGAAGAATGATTTTAGCTGACTCGGTCGAGGAACGTATGAAAGCACTAAACGAAATATTGCCAATCCAAAAAAATGATTTCTATCAAATTTATCAAGTCATGGGTGAACTGCCCGTAACGATCCGTTTATTAGATCCGCCTTTACATGAATTCATGCCTGTAAAAGAAGAAGATATAAGCCATTTAGCTGAAACGATGTCCTTTAGTTTAGCAGAGTTGAAAGGACGTATCGAGGATCTTCATGAAGTGAACCCGATGTTAGGGCATCGTGGTGTCCGGTTAGGGATAACCTATCCTGAGATCAGTAGGATGCAAGTTAGAGCGATCATAGAAGCGGCTTTAGAATTTAAGGCTGATAGGAATTGTGAGATCCAACCAGAAATTATGATTCCTTTAATCAGCGATGTAAAAGAATTGACCTACATCAAAGCAGAAATTGAAGATGAAATCCAAAAAGTATTTAATGAAAAAGGTGAAACGCTGGATTATCATGTTGGTACAATGATTGAAGTTCCCAGAGCCGCTCTGACTGCTGATAAAATTGCAGAGGAAGCAGACTTTTTCAGTTTTGGAACCAACGATTTAACTCAGATGGGATTTGGCTTCTCAAGAGATGATTCCGGTAAATTCATTTCTGAATACATGGATAAAGAAATTCTTGAAAATGGACCTTTTGATACTATTGATCAAGAAGGCATTGGTCAATTAGTAGAAATGGCGACTGAAAAAGGTCGCCGAATCAAACCAAATTTAAAGGTTGGTATTTGTGGCGAACATGGTGGAGATCCGGCATCAATTGAATTTTTCCAAAAGTTAGGATTGAACTATGTCTCTTGCTCACCATATCGTGTACCAATCGCACGCTTAGCTGCTGCTCAAGCAGCTATAAAGTACCATCTAGTAAAAAAAATAGTTTCTGATGAGTTAATCATTAATCTAAGTTAGTCAAAAAATAATTATTAAATAAATCAACACAGCAGTTTAGCCTGATTAAGGTTAAACTGCTGTGTTGATTGGGTCTTAAGTATAAAGTAACACAAAATGATTTTACTGATTATTCATAAAAACTTCTAAGTTTCTTCTTGAAATTAATTTCTTAGAATTATGAAATTTATACATATATTCTGTACAATAGAGATAACCCATTTTAAGAGGAGGCGCGTGATGGAAAAAGAAAAATATCCTAAAGATGCAATGCGCGTTTTAAAAGAGACCAGCCGAACATTTTATATACCCATTACTTTCTTGAAAGCTGATTTGAAGTACTCAGTTGCGTCGGTTTACTTAGTTTTACGAGCTATAGATGAGATTGAGGACCATGAAGATATCTCTAATGAGACTAAATTTGATCTTTTAATGCAGTTGAGCGAACTCTTTAAACGACCGTTCATTGAAGAAGAGTATTTGGAAATTATCGCTCCTATAAAAGAGCAATTACCCGAAGTTTCTATCCGTTTATATGAATGGATCCAAGTTTGTCCAGATGGTTCGCTTTCATTGATGATGGAAACAGCTAGTGAAATGGCATTTGGAATGGCCAAATGGGCAAATAAAAACTGGCAAATACACACCAAAGAAGATTTAGACGACTATACTTACTACGTTGCAGGTTGTGTAGGAGTGTATCTTTCTAAATTGTGGAATTGGTCTTATGGTCAAGAAACAAATGAAAAACTTGCGATTG
Proteins encoded:
- a CDS encoding squalene/phytoene synthase family protein → MEKEKYPKDAMRVLKETSRTFYIPITFLKADLKYSVASVYLVLRAIDEIEDHEDISNETKFDLLMQLSELFKRPFIEEEYLEIIAPIKEQLPEVSIRLYEWIQVCPDGSLSLMMETASEMAFGMAKWANKNWQIHTKEDLDDYTYYVAGCVGVYLSKLWNWSYGQETNEKLAIGFGRGLQAVNILRNQKEDREERGVNFTPDGWTREQLFAYADENLAEANAYIETLNERSTVLFCRLPLAFAHKSLAAMKKGQKKMSRAEVEQTVEEVQSEVDAK
- the ppdK gene encoding pyruvate, phosphate dikinase; this translates as MTEKYVYNFNEGKKEMKELLGGKGANLAEMTNLLLPVPPGFTLTTESCNRFFDEGRTIWSSLEEEISVHLKALEQATGKKFSDLENPLLVSVRSGAAQSMPGMMDTILNLGLNDHSVIGLAKNTADDRFAYDSYRRFIQMFSDVVMEIPKTRFEAILENKKAEKGVELDKELSGDDLKSVVEAYKNVYLEEVKEDFPQDPMVQLELAIKAVFTSWNNPRAIFYRNMHEISTLIGTAVNIQAMVFGNKGETSGTGVTFTRNPVNGNNELFGEFLLNAQGEDVVAGIRTPNDIATLIDLMPGIYKLLETAANTLEDHYQDMQDIEFTIENDELFLLQTRSGKRTAQAAINIAVDLYNERKITKEEALLRIKPQQLEQLLHPNFDEKAVAEATILAKGLAASPGAASGIICFTPEAVEIAFEKGLKSILVRQETSPEDITGMVKAEGILTARGGMTSHAAVVARGMGKCCVAGCSELKVNEVEKTVKYNGDTLHEGDLISLDGASGLVYLGEIEKSKATLGGKYVQLMEWVDEVKIMAVRANADTPEDAKQALDFGAEGIGLVRTEHMFFKEDRISSVRRMILADSVEERMKALNEILPIQKNDFYQIYQVMGELPVTIRLLDPPLHEFMPVKEEDISHLAETMSFSLAELKGRIEDLHEVNPMLGHRGVRLGITYPEISRMQVRAIIEAALEFKADRNCEIQPEIMIPLISDVKELTYIKAEIEDEIQKVFNEKGETLDYHVGTMIEVPRAALTADKIAEEADFFSFGTNDLTQMGFGFSRDDSGKFISEYMDKEILENGPFDTIDQEGIGQLVEMATEKGRRIKPNLKVGICGEHGGDPASIEFFQKLGLNYVSCSPYRVPIARLAAAQAAIKYHLVKKIVSDELIINLS